Genomic DNA from Xyrauchen texanus isolate HMW12.3.18 chromosome 28, RBS_HiC_50CHRs, whole genome shotgun sequence:
aaaaacaacaacacagcATTTTGAAAAACATGAGAGGAAATCAAAGTGGCAGGACGCTTAACTGGGTGTTTGTTTATAGTATGAAACGCATTTCTATTTATTGCTCAGGTAATTTAACATACCTTTCTTTTGCCTCCGCTGCGCGATCTCTCTGCCTTCTGTTTTTGAACCAGTTGCTCACTTGTGTGGTGGTCAGCCCTGTTGCCTCGGCCAACTCCCTCTTTTCCCGAGGAGATGGATAGGGATTGTGTGTGTACCACTCCCGCAGCACACCGCGGGATTTTTCCTTGAAACAGTAGCTGGTCTCCTCGCCGTCCCATATTGAGCGTGGCAGAGGAAATTTCCTCCGCACTCGGTACTTCCCCACCGCTCCCAGTGGTCGCCCCCTCAGCTTCTCAGCCTCAATGTAATGGGCCTTCAGCCACAGCTGCTGTAGTTTCGGGTGGTTGTGCGGAGCGAACTGGTGACTCTCTAGTATCTTATAAAGTTCCCTGAAGTTTCCACGATGAAAGGCGACGACAGCCTTGGCTTTAAGGACGCTCTCGTTCTTGTGGAGATGGTCGCAGGCCGGAAGGGACCACAGAAAACGGCCGAGACGCTCAAGGTTCCCCCCTTGTTGCagcacctcacacacacacgctacttGCTCCTGGGTAAACCCGAAAGAAGGCAACATTGACATGACGTCTGGCCAGTGCGCTGACTCCCAACGACCAACCCGCTCTCCTTTAGATGCTATGAAGGAAGCAGAATGGGTGACAACCTCTGTTTGCCTTCGCTTAATGAGAATGACGAGACAAGTTTTTTGCGCAGGTCACTGTTGCGGTTGGAGATGTCCGCTGCGCGCGACGTGAAGTTTTGGGTGTTTGTTGAAGACAGTTTGCACACTATCGTCTCATGTCGCGCTAAAAGAGCACTGCGCGTCTGCTGATTGGCTCTCCATCTGCCCTATCCCCAGCAGCAGTGCGGAAAGAACTTTGCTTCCATTTCCTCCCACGGGGACTCGGTGGTCTGAAACTGGATCCCCCGTCTCCAGTTCTACCTGCGGCAGCCGGGCACCTCGATACTAATCAATTAGCCTATAGCAACTGTCCAAAGGCAGCGTTCACTCTTATTTCAGCCAAAACCCTTACAGGCCGTTAAGCAAACTTATTTTTATCCTTACAAATTTGTAATGCATTATACATTAAGTATTCTAAATAAAGGAATACAACGGTAATCAATTGCATTATCTTTAATTATgaatttcattaaaaaacaaaaccaatggCATATTAGACTCCGTTTGATGGGTTGGTCATTCCCATCCGCAATAAAGAGATTCATAGGCTGGCTAATTGTCTTGCTGGTAGTTACTACCCAAAGGTTTCACTTAATGGCTTGGCTTGTGCTCATTGTCAAGGGCACACTCAATGCCCAAAGTCTATATACACGCTGAGATACTTGGAGTTCCATTAAAAACAATCAGCCTGTAGAGCTGGTAAGACAACCCAATGTTAGTCACTAGATCAGTAGCGCCTCAGGCTCTACACACTATTCGACCGAATTTGCAAGCCTTGTAGAATCCCTAAATGGTTTAAATTGTTACACAAAAATAtaagatttttgttttaaaaacaaagccAAGCCTTATAAATTTGGCTACTCAATTGAAGTGTCCCACATCTGTTGTATATTTCAGTCATAATCCGTGAATAAAAATTGGGGAAAtttgatttattaaatatatatatatatataattggtcATAGTCATATTCTCTATTTTTCTGTTTTagtattctgtttttatttaaggTCAAGACATCATGCACTTTGACTAGCCGATGGCACTTAAATGATTTGTGTTCTTTTGGCTCAGAAAAAAGGCATTCCTCCCagctctttctttcttcttcactCTCTTCTCTCTGTACAGTGAAATCTAAAACCGGTGCATTAGTAAATGAGTTCTGTGTTCGTCGAGGTCCTTGCCATCCAGACGCTGTTTTAAGGCATAGATCGCGTTTCTTTATCTTCGTCGAAATCTGCAATTTGACACCATGGCGACGCAAAACTCACAACCACTCATCCAGAATGGAGCACctctatttaatttaatttgagacGCAGCGTTCATTTTTTAGGCAACCTTAAAGCGCTCTCTTTAGTGTAGACTAAACTCAAGGAGCCTCTGCTGTTTGCGAGCTCATTTGCGGCCTCAAGACATTGGGGTAAAACGAGGACTTAATCGGTTTTAGCAGCCAACTCTTACACCtgtgaaaacaatttttttttgcccACTGTCTCTAAAGGGTCAGAGAGGAGCAGGCTAATGAAAGCTGCCCCATCCATCTGTCCTGAAGGATCACCGAAGTCACAAATAACGCTGCTTTTTGTGTTGCATGGTTATTGAGCATCTTGCTGAAACGTTTCAAAATAGACTCACTGAGctctttattaggtacacctgcttattcatgctattatctaatcagccaaacctgtggcagcagtacaatgcatatatcatgcagatacaggtcaggagctacagttaatgttcacatcaaccatcagaatgggaaaaaatgtgatctcattgatttcgactgtggcattattgttggtgccagacgggctggtttgagtatttctgtaactgctgatctcctgggattttcacacacaaaggtgccaaaaacaaaaaacatctagtgagtggcagttctgcagacagaaacatctttttgatgagagaggtcaatggagaatggccagactggttcgagctgacagaaagactacagtaactcagataacccctctgtagaattagtgagcagaatagcatctcagaatgcacaatattcgaaccttgagacggatgggctacaacagcagaagaccatgtcaggcaggACCATAGTATTCAGTCAGTCTAGAGCCATTGACTACATGCATCTAAGCAAATACAATTTTTTCAAATACAAAGCAAATGTTCTTGCcattaaattattcaaattattaagtaatatatataaaatcaagaaTGTGCGTGTGTAATTTGTTCAGTTCAATGTTTAAAATGATTTGGTTTTAAAAATTGACTTTTTTTCTAGAATTAAATAGGCATAAGTGTAAACATGTCAAAGTAGGCTTTTAACCTTACAAATAGACATAGCCTACAATTTAGAGTAGTTTGAAGACGTATCGCTGTGCCTGAGCGTTTTAGGCATATagcatattttacattttccgtgtgggtttattttttattattttgacgtTTGTAAC
This window encodes:
- the six1b gene encoding homeobox protein six1b yields the protein MSMLPSFGFTQEQVACVCEVLQQGGNLERLGRFLWSLPACDHLHKNESVLKAKAVVAFHRGNFRELYKILESHQFAPHNHPKLQQLWLKAHYIEAEKLRGRPLGAVGKYRVRRKFPLPRSIWDGEETSYCFKEKSRGVLREWYTHNPYPSPREKRELAEATGLTTTQVSNWFKNRRQRDRAAEAKERENSENNNTGANKQNQLSPLDGGKSLMSSSEDEFSPPQSPDQNSVLLLQGNMSHPGASAYSMTGLGAAQSVHGMQGHPHQLQDSLLGPLTSSLVDLGS